A segment of the Solanum lycopersicum chromosome 9, SLM_r2.1 genome:
catgcagctgttgtgaAGCCCCGTATGGATGCATCATTGGAAacaggcacgtttcctcgaatGACGACAGGGTCTATAATGAAAGGTGACCAACATGACCTCTTcattaaagttgaaacctccaatTCTCAAGGGTGCCGAATCTGAAGATGCCTATAATTTCCTAGTtaattgtcatgagctgctacataagatggacatggTGGAGctattcggtgttgagtttttTAACTATCAGTTTCAAGaggatgccaaaatgtggtggctgTCTTATGTGGAGTGTCGACTAGCAACgacaccacctatgacttgggcatcattttctAGATTATTCATGGAGAAGTAtgtaccccggactttgagggaaaGGAGGAGAGTTGAGTTAATGCGCCTAGATCAAGGAAGGATGTGGGTTGCCActtatgaggccaaatttcATGTACTATCTAGGTATTCCACTcggctttgcttcagtccacaagagtggattcaCCGCTTTATGAAAGTATTAAGGTCAGAtatgcagattccagccttacaggtagctgcaaCAACAAAATTCTTTCAGGAACTGGTTGATTTTGTAATTGAGGTAGAGGGGGTAAAGACAGACAACTTCACCAAGGCGTCGACATTAAAGAAGTTTTGTAAGAGAGGTGAGATAGTGGTTcgtactccagagggcagattTTAGGAGGTTATCCAAACCGTTCTATTCAGTCTTCATTGCAGTCTTCAGCTGGGGGTCCGTTGCAGACCGATCAGCCTTTTTCTGAGTTTTGGAGGTTATCTCTAGCCTTCGTCATCTTCACAGAGACCTATCATTGTCTCTAAGACTTGTTATGAATGTGGatagactggacatattaggaaatattgtccaagACAGAGTTATAGATCCTTAGTAGTAAGAGGAAGAGGTGGTCATAATAGAGGCTATAATTCTGGAGGACATGGTCTCCACACGTTTAGTCGGGGTGGAGGGCAGGTTGGAAGTACTGTAGCACAAcctggtaggggcaatggataAACAGGTTATagagcccattgttatgctttccctgagAGATTTGAGgtagagacatctgatgttgttatcagaGGTACTAATCTGATATGttatttgcttgacatgcctattcgtgtctctactcctatGGGTGAGTCtctgatagttgagaaggtgtataggtcttgcctggtaacttttgtggggagcaatacttatgtagatttgattcTTTTCGAGATGGTTAATTCTTATGTAATTATGGGTATGACTTggatttctccaaattttgctatcatagattgtaatgctaaggcTGTGACCTTGGCAAACCCTGGGACACGTCTTCTAGTGTGaaagggtgactatatttccacttcaattcgtatcatctcttttcttcgtgctaagaggtTGGTGAATAAAGGTTGTTTAGCTTCCTTGGCACATCTCAGAGATGAAACTTCCAAAGTTCCTTCAATCGATTCTATTTTTATAGTCCGTCAGTTTTCTGATGTTTTTCCTGCTGACCTTCCTTGTATACCActagatagggatattgatttttgtattggcCTAGAGTCGGGGACTCACGCCATTTCAATTCCACGTTATAGAAAGGCCCtagctgagttaagagagttaaaggttcaacttcaggagttgttaggtaatggttttattagaccgagtGCATCTCCCTAGGGTGCTCCaatgttatttgtgaagaaaaattaTGGAAGTTTccggatgtgtatagactacaggtagctgaataaggtaactattaagaacaagtatcccattccttgCATTGATTATTTGTTCGATTAGTTAAAAAGtacttgtgtcttctctaaaatttatttgagatccaattatcatcaattgaaaatacgggaaaCAGacgtgccaaagactgcttttcgaaacaggtatgggcattatgaattctaaGTAATGTCTTTTAAGCTTACAAGttcccctgctgctttcatgagccagTGAACGGggtttttaagccatatctagacctcttttttattgtatttattgatgatatactgatatactcaaagagcaggaaataacatgaggagcatttgagaattgtattggagttgttaagggagaaaattCTTTATGCCGAATTCTCccagtgtgagttttggctcgattcagtgtccttcttggggcttgtggtttctaaggatggtgtgatggtggatccttctaagattgaagtagtgaagtgttgggtaagacctactaatttttcagaggtaaggagctttctTGGTTTAGCTAGTTACTACCGTCGATTCATCAAGGagttttcttctattgcttcccagctgacaaatttgactaagaagaatgttccatttgtatggtcggacgagtgtaaAGAAAGCTTCTAGAAACtgaagaccttgttgactactgcaccgtTTCTTGCCTTGCCAGTgtaaggtaagaattttattgtttattgtgatgcatcttattcatGTTTAGATGCAGTTCTAATGCAGGGGAGAAATATAattacttatgcttcaaggcaatttaAAGTtcatgaacataactatccaaaccatgatttggagttggctgtagttgtatttgcattaaagcactGGAAgaattatctatatggggtaaagtgtgaagtttatacaGATCATTGTAGTTtaaaatatgtctttactccgaaagaattgaatttgaggcagagaaTGTGGATGGAGATATTGAAAgactgatattactattttaaatcacctaggaaaagctaatgttgtggcaaaTGCCTttagtagaaaagcagggagcatgggtagtttggcccacttacaggtttctagacgcccattagctagaaaGGTTCAGACTCTGGATACTGACTTTATTACGCTTgaagtactagagaaaggaggatttttggcctgtgtggaggcaagatcttcttttcttgacaagattaagggaaagcaacTTGCAgatgagaagctgagccgaattcgagatatggtattgcgaaggagaggctaaagaggcattAATTGATGAAGAAGACATCTTGATAATTaaaggaagggtatgtgtgccccgtgttgattaTTTGATTCACaccattcttacagaggctcatagttcaaggtattcaatacatcttggtgcaaccaagatTTATCGTGATTTAAGGAAACActattggtggagtagaatgaagcgtgaaattgttgattttgttgcccaatgtccaaattgtcagcagttaaagtatgaacaccagagtcctagagggacacttcagagaatgcccattcttgaatggaagtgggaaaaaattgcaatggatttcgtagttggtcttccaaagacttgggtaagtttgattttatttgggtaattgtttaCAGGTTAACTCAGTATGCTCACTTCATTCTGGTcaagatgacttacaatgcagagaagttactcaaactctatatctcagagaTTGTTCGAATGCATGGAGtttcactttccatcatatcagatagaggttcacaatttacttctaagttttggaggaCCTTACATGCCAAATTAGGTACTAGACTTGATATTAGTACTTCATTTCATCCTCAGAATGATGGGCAGTCTGAGCGAataattcaagtgttggaggatatgcttcgtgcgtgtgtgatagattttggtggtcattgggatcaTTTTTTTCCATTAGCAGAGTTTgtatacaataatagctatcactcaagtattgatatggtaccatttgaggcattgtatgggaggagacgTAGGTaccctattggttggtttgatgcatttgcggttagaccttggggtcaTGATCTTCTAAGGGAATCGTTAGAAGAGGTGAAATTCATTAAGGAGAAGCTTTTAGCATCTCAGAGTAAgaagaaggagtatgcagatcgaaaggttagagacttggagtttatagAGGGTGAAAaggtcttgctgaaggtttcacccaagAAAGGTGTGCTGAGGTTTGTTAAGAGAGGTAAGCtaagtccgaggtatattgatCCATTTGAAGATCTGAAGCGCTTGGGAGAGGTGACTTATTAATTGACCTTACCTCTAGGGTTGTAAGAATTGCACttgatatttcatgtgtctatgctaaaaaaatattatggtgatggaaactacattattcgttggtattcagttttgcttgatgagaatttctATTATGAGAAGGAGCCTGTAGCTATTTTACATAGAGAGGActgcaagttgaggtcaaaagagattgcatctatcaaggttcaatgaaagaatcggccagttgaagagtccacttgggagagcGAAGctgatatgcatgaaaaaaatatccacatctttttgcTGATTCAGGTACTTTTTCTTACACTTGCCATCCTTtgaacattcgaggacgaatgatgggtaaattggtatctattgtaatgacccttTTTGGTCGTTTCGAGTGCTAAAGTCTTATGTTTCATAAGATATTTTTTGATGGGTTCTATTGGgattggactattcataattataattacgaaATTAGTCGGGtagttttaataaattatagagttggtggttaaagaagataatattaaaatttgtagtGGGTTACTTTctctattttataattatatatatatatatatatatacaattaggGTAATAACTGATGTGTAGAAAGggagaaataaaaacaaaagggTTGTACAATGGTTGAGAAATAATGGAGGCATCTGTGAGCGAAGAGGGATGGAACAAAGGCGTTCAGGTACAGAGaagttcttaatattttttttatgtttgtatacatggatagtaattaattattaaggtAAATCCATTAGTAGTTTATAAGATATAGTTTTAGGGTGTGGAATGATGATGATATAATCTATTTTTGTTTTCCGTTTTGTGTTACTGTTTGTGACTTATGAATTGAATTATTCAAGTGTTTTCTGTTGGTTAATTAATATGTATgggtttatattatatttgaagTATAACGTTCTAGTTGAAAGAATTCGGGAATAAGGTTTAGTGGAGAATatgaataatattgaaaaacaaGAGATGTGATTCGTcactaaattgaaaaaataaattaaaataaaaatagttgttatatgaattatatgttCTGGAATATGGAAAAATAGGGATTACTCCCATGTTAATCATAGGGCAATAATTTCCCTATCATTGGCCAGTGATTTTTTGAACAAACTTGAGTGGAATAATAGCTACAGTAAACATTAGAAATAGTTAGTCGATTACTTGTTGAAGGTACACCTTTAAATTTCAGAATTGGaaagttatttaaatatcaCATTATAATTGAAGTTTAACTGATTGACATAGGTAATTGAATATAGGATGTAGTACATTATATTAAATACATTAAAGTTGTGCTAATGGGAGGAAATAGGACCTACCCATCGGTTTAAATATTAGACAATTGATTATGGGAATTAGGTCTAGGCTAGACATATAATAAGAGTGTTTACGAGCTTGTTAACTTAAACCTTATGCATATATAAACTTGATAGATTAAAAGAGTTCAGaaggcaataaggaaaggaaatacattggagaagtagttgcttgacttcgattcttcggtggaggtaggttatggttaatttctatttgatagataaactctcaatagcgattgatatgtattgaatgatattgtaaagtctcgtATGTACTTTGTTGGTTgtatgtcttgattatgtggtttgtggttggacTAAAATTTTGAGACTGTTAAATTGCTAAACTTGAACcatctctattaaaatgacgccttgaataaaaaaggcttgatgaaataaaatgatgagataattggatcggagtgtcacaatTTTGTACAGTATtatgggatcagagtgtcacgttccgacatggtatatgggatcagagtgtcacgttccgacataattacattaaaggaaaggaattttgaattaacttaatatactcaatctcaacGAACCCTTTTTCCAAAAGAGTATGGTGTGGatgcatgagtcctcataggtgtgcttgatgttgtatTTGTTGGTGTACCTACTTTGGTGTTGTTGTCACTGGTTCATGAGTTCGTTGCTTGCCACCTgctaagtattgtagttgattttatattatcattcaatatatattgatttttattttgagttggccgatgatacctactcagtacgtgttctttgtactgacccctacttgtattttcttcttgttcttttgtggagtgcatcaagtgtaccatcgacttcaaGTTTCCCTTAGCTCTAGTCAATCTCCTGCACATCAAAGTTCATGGTGAGCTATTATTTATAGCTTGTACTGGATTCTCTCATTAACGCCATTGTATTTGAATTTCatacatggaccatctttttttcttattttggtttcttaaacactcttagacttggtaattcAAAAATAGATGTCCTTGATTTGATGACTTTcaaattttgggaataataaatgttaaactttaaaatcatatttaattgGTTACTTAATAACTTTTGAGCTTCCGCATTTTATTGATATATGGTAGGGGTTTAGATTCGTTCGTTCGCCCacttaggaggttaagtgtgggtgccactcatggcgtattttgggtcgtgacacgaggtcctttttattatcttttagcAGCAATGTTTTAGAATTCATTATTTAGTTTGAATTGTAAAATTACGTTTaagtttatttcaaattttaatgaaaagaaacaaaatttcaCAATCGATCTCATTGAAAATCTATTTGGCTACTAGATTGAAACAACCTAAACATTCGTTAATTAggaaaagaatagaaaatattGGGGTCACTATCCTTCTAGAGCGGTAAAGATTCTGCTCGGGCTGCAGTGTTCTAGAGCGATAAGTAGTTATAAAAGCGGGATGAGCAAGACAAAATGTAAATAACACGAAATCTGATGTACTCCTTTTTTCCCAAAAGACCTAATTAGATGAAAATAACCATAGATTTTTCCAAAAGCTACTCCAGGCTTAGGTTAGATAGAGGAAGAACTTTCTAGCATAAGGAGATCAATAACTTGTTGATACATGGCCAAATTCACCTTCTTGCCATCTAGGATAACCCGAATTTGGGCTATAAATTATATGCAATTGCTTCGCACCCAGGTAGGCTAGGCTCTATCAATTGACtagttataaatatattattcattaagTAATATTTTGGAATTTGTAAATAGAATTCATGTGTCTGTTTTCATAcaccaataaaaataaaaagttgattaTGCACATATTTCTAAGTGTTACGTGAGAAGCACACCGTAGGAGAAAGCCCTATCTCGTGAACTTGGGTTTGGGCATGGTTGTGATTTTTGATTTTGTGCGATGTATGTTCATAGGTTGATGTATGATATGTATAAGCAAAGTGTAATAGTAGTAACGAACCTAATGAATTGATTATAAATAATGTAGGCGAGTAACTTGAGTAATTGACTATCTGATGCGAGTATTGTACGTTAAAAATGTGACTGTGCTTGTGATATCATCCATTGCATCAGGTGTCACTTATTAACAAACTAACTTGCATTGGTTCGGATGTAGTGTTTCGGCACTCTAACTTGGCAGTTGTTATGTCTGACAAACTAACTTGGATCAGGTACCACGTAATGGTATACTAATAGTTTTGGTGTGGGTTCAATGAGAGGACCATTAACTTgacatatatatgtattgttGAGAATGTTGAATGGTGCACTGAATCCTTGCATGATAACAGGGTGGAGCGTTAATATAAGCATATATGTGATTGCGATTTAGTAAGCTAATTGGAGATATCTTTGTCCAATGAAATGTGAATGGTAGATTCCCAAATCGGGTTGTGGCATTGTAAAGAGAAACAAGGGGTTTCGGTGCTTTTCTTATTGTGTAGAATGTGTCTTGGTTTAATTATTGTTGAGGTTCGGGTGGTGTTTAGTGAAAGTATTTATAGATGGGGTTTCCCTATGAGGGGGTAGTACTATAAAATCGATGGTGAGCTTCGATAAACATAGTATGGAAATTATAAGAGAAGTGGAAAAGACATGAATTAAGGGGTTATATGCAAGTATGcttttatgataataatattggGAATGGTAAGGGCCAGGAAAATATAAAGGTGGATGAATGAAAATCTTATTGCATGTTTCGGCAGTTTAGTTCTCATATTATGTGGCGAGTATTTAGATTCAGTAATTATGCCAACTAGTACTCGTGGTTTTACTGATACTACTCTTGCTATACCTATTGACATAATCTGGTTAGAGGATCAATGATGTTTTATCGATAAAGACAAAGGCAATTCTCCAACAACTTCTATTTTCCTTCTATATGGTTTGAGCTGTATCtttttgtttaaatgtttttaCTTTGTGCTCGAAGTATCTCTTGCCCATTTTGAGAAGATTTGTCAGTCTTAACTTTGAAGTTAAAAATCttaatttgtaaaaatattcgtgaatttgttttttcatcttatttttcttgaatatttgatatgttttaaaaatgGTTAGGAATTAAGTGTTCTCTTGATTAGGAGTTAGAGTAGGTGCCCGAATAGCCTGTTAGGTTGGGTCCTCCAAAATTTGTATCAGAGGACAAATTACTGGACTTTCCATACAAGAGAAAATGTAGAATAGAATCATGCAGAGTTGTGTCTTAACGTCCCTATCTTACTTCAGGAAGCTAGGAAGAATTATATGAAGTTGTTCCACCTTTTACTCTCTTTTCGTGCGAGTTGTCGCTtgtattatgattttaattaaatagatatATCCCAATTCCCAGTGGTATCAcaacaaagaaaatcaaaagtcGTAGACCCTTGTCGTGAAACAAAGCAAGGAAAATGGGAACTGAAAAGGTTCCAATTAAATACATGGATAATAAACAATGGTAAAAGATAGGAGGAACTAACTAATAGTTTGGACTTGTCTTTGAGTTGGAACTTCAGACTATGAATGTTTGCTTCTTATTGTCGAAATTAATTGCTAGTGTAAAGAATGTGTTTTCTTTAATGTTATGATATGGTTACATACGCAATATGCGTTTGTCTAAACCTTAATAACTATATGTAGAATGCTAGACTAAGTATTATAAATAGTGTTATTTGATTGTTTTAGCTTCGTGAACTTGTTGTTATGAAGAAATGTCATAATTAAGTTCGGTGGAAGGGTCTAAATAATCCAAGATGTGATGGATAAAACGAAATCTAGATGTGTGTTGTGATAAACTATAACAGTGTCACTGTGGATATATCCTAAGGTTGTGCATGGTTGTGTGTTGAATTATTTAGAATGGTCTAGGAGTGTGTGTCGTTGGGTTTACTCATGGTATACATTGGAAATCCTAACTAAGTCGATTTCCTTAACTTCCTAGATAAACCATGGGGTTCAATGGGAAAAAGTTTTGACACTATAAAAGTCGTAGAAAATCTTTTGCATGGGTACCATTTAAATCTCAGCAGTTGGGGTCGAATTATTCCAACTAGAGTAAAAATTTCCTCCACCAAAGAAGGATAGGGAGAAACAGAATCTCAGACCTTTCCCCTCTGTTATTTCATAAGTCATTTATAGACCTTGAATCGTGTATCATGTCATCCTCAAAATATTATTCACTGCTCAACAATCATATATAGGctataaaccttaacatttaaaTATTGGTTGTGATAGACAACAAAAATTAGCATCCATGTGCGTacaaaaagtataagaaaagaggaaataaaaaatagagtgTAGTTTTTTACATGCCAGCCAATGAGAAAACCAAATCAGGACCCCTAGGAATAAGACGTGTCATTATTAGAATCTATATCCTATTGGGGTACCATCCTTTCATGATCGCATCTATGAAAGTAAAATGCTGGAAATCTTCTCACTCAACTCAGGGGATGTCACGACGGgtgagcaccccctagaagtaagtGGCTTCTctgtcctcgaagaggacttagAGTAGCTCTTAACATTCGTCATTACATATCGTTGCCCGAGAGAAGTgcataaaattaaaacttttacatagtgaaatatacttagacttctcactTATCATAGATGGAGTTTGCATAGACTCATCGCTTATTAAGTGTAACAGACTTCTTATCTATGCAATATAGATAATTCATAAGATAGTCTAACAATTATCTCACATGATATCATCTAATAGAGAATTACAATATTGGGCGTAACCCTTACACTGATATGATATGCCACATTTAGGCTTAAAACAATAGtttcaaatgaaaatttaaataacacgTCTGATATAGACATAATCAATCTCATAGCTAGAGTAGAAGAATAGCAACATCCTCAATCTTTGAGCACTCACCAACAACTTTGGAAATatgtccaagtcttccttcaaaatGAACTTGATAACTCAATGGCCTAAACCTACATTGAttgggaaaagggaaagaatatgGGTTTGTACAAATCACATGTACGAAGTATGAAAGCATATGCAAGTAAAGCCatttaaatcatgctaaaaaggacattCTGTTCAAAACAATGCTAAAACACTTTTGAAAGCGTTTATGCGCATACAAGAGCATATAAAAGTCAATGATCGTAATATCACTTTAGACAAGTTCATATCCAAAATAAGACCATCATCATAATAAGGTCAAATCAATGAATAACATCGTCACACggtcatatcaacatgaataacaTCAGTATAAGGTCATATCAACATGAGTAGCTTCAACATAGAGTCATAACAACAATACATGTActagagttcataacatcaaagcATATAAGAACCTTACTCACAGTCTCCTCCAAAGCGTATAAGTGCAATGATCATGTGAAGCCTCATAACTCTACATTATCATGTAAACTAGGCAAGAGACCATAAGCAATGTCTACATTTCAAATATCTTCATATCATACGTATTAATAATCATTATAGTAACTTATATGAATATCATGTTCATGAAATGAAGTCGACATCATATTAAGTCGACATCATATTAAGtcaacataagaacaacctccttgGACTCACTTCAACATCAACTTGTTCAATGtgtaggtaaagtcccataaccttaccTACACTCAGTAGAggcccttaagtcaccctacttagtgttcactttattaatttcattaattcattctTCTTTCGGGAACAATAATCTTAACCGTCAATAGAcaatgtgagctaaacatggaatctggtgccATGAAATGCTACACTAAAAGAAGGTTCTCTATTTGTCAAGGTAGAACCAAACCATGAACAAAGCATTCTAGGTCGATCGACTAGATAGTTTTCCTAAGGGGCCAACATAGTTAAGGAGCTAATATATAttggaaaccctctttatgtacaattgcattatagtctccatcTCATGATAATCaatgtgaacctaccttcccacattcATAAGGGACACCTATCATATCTAGTTCTCTCGATGCTAAGCTAATGcctctttttgaaatgtctttaagcctttcttAATCATCAAATCTTAATATAGGCAATAAGAGACTACCCTCTTGTATAATCATGCCATTATATAATTAGGTATTGCATGAGAATTTCATTTGATTACAACCCATCATGTAGTTAGATCATTACATCATAGTTATATCATAATAAGTCACACAAGTGATTGATATTCAACCTTGCAAGATCATACCCATATCAAGATATCACAATTCAACATATCCATAACATTCCATAACaattatcatatcatcatattactattatattcacataatcatactttaattgaacataattaaatatcaaCCATCATTATTGATGTATAGAACTCAAAAGTCATAAGAAATTTTACTATTAACTTCCAAAAACTCCTTCAAGATATTACCctcaattaatcaaaattatctAATAATCTAATCACCATCATAATAGTATagttaattaaacaataaaattattaattccaACCATCCTAATCATCTACAAGTCCAATTCATACAAAGCCAGGATTAGGGAAAAGGGTTCAATCATGGATCTTTCATGGAAACTAGGTCAAAGACAAAGaactacaaaaattaataaatataaaatcataatatataaatataaaccaAAGGAATTCAACATCAAATCAATTCAAAAGATCATTCACGAACTTTGAAGAATACCCATGTTTTAGACATCATTGGAACCCAATTTTTGGAAAGACTATTGGGGAAAGAGATTCCAAGAGTGAATAGGTTACATATATTAAGATTACTTCAAGAATTATGGAGAAAAACTTGAGTCTTGAAACTCTAGTGAACCTTTAAGTTTGGTCTTAAATGAGGTCTTtagaatagagagagaaagtagagagaagtttCAGAGAATTGGGTTTGGGAATAATGAGGTATTGAGTTGGGTTTAATGAGGGTTAAATCTTTATAGTCCTGTACTATAAGCACCCTTAACCactaattaagtaattaaataatttccctaacttaattaaaaatgtaattGTGAATTCGATTGATAAACCACAAAATCTCACTTACGAGTTGTCGACCAGACCATGGACCATACTGGTAGTCCGTGATTTTGGTCACAGACTCCTTTCTATATCCCTTTTTGGAATATTCTAAGTCCCTAACCACGAGAATCATCGACGAGTCATTGACCAATCGACGGCATGTTGTTTGGTTTGTAGACTGCCATTGTGAATTGACAGCTTTAGGGTCAAATGTcagggtcctcttcaaggacccttaacttggtccttggggagtcttactTAGATGTTTCGACCCTAAACACACTTTAATATGTGTATAAAACGTTTTTACCAAACACACCAATGCACTCTAGCTCAATTTCACTCGTCTCTTGATGTCTTGGTCATTTCATGATGTTTTGATtctaacacttcctaattaggttgaatacattattttaggtttAGAAACACTGTTTTAAGTCTTAGTCCATCAGGTATGACTTTATCTAAGTCATGGAACTTCTAGAgagttacattatcccccccttaggaacatacGTCCCCGAATGAGACTAAAATTGTTTTATTAGGAGAAGaaagactcaatactagcaacccaacaaatcaacaacaaaattcaTATACTTCATGAGTCACAACTCATAGGAGT
Coding sequences within it:
- the LOC138338486 gene encoding uncharacterized protein, with the protein product MTSSLKLKPPILKGAESEDAYNFLVNCHELLHKMDMVELFGVEFFNYQFQEDAKMWWLSYVECRLATTPPMTWASFSRLFMEKYVPRTLRERRRVELMRLDQGRMWVATYEAKFHVLSRYSTRLCFSPQEWIHRFMKVLRSDMQIPALQVAATTKFFQELVDFVIEVEGVKTDNFTKASTLKKFCKRGYRAHCYAFPERFEVETSDVVIRGTNLICYLLDMPIRVSTPMDRDIDFCIGLESGTHAISIPRYRKALAELRELKVQLQELLGKANVVANAFSRKAGSMGSLAHLQVSRRPLARKVQTLDTDFITLEVLEKGGFLACVEARSSFLDKIKGKQLADEKLSRIRDMAHSSRYSIHLGATKIYRDLRKHYWWSRMKREIVDFVAQCPNCQQLKLTQYAHFILVKMTYNAEKLLKLYISEIVRMHGVSLSIISDRGSQFTSKFWRTLHAKLGTRLDISTSFHPQNDGQSERIIQVLEDMLRACVIDFGGHWDHFFPLAEFVYNNSYHSSIDMVPFEALYGRRRRYPIGWFDAFAVRPWGHDLLRESLEEVKFIKEKLLASQSKKKEYADRKVRDLEFIEGEKVLLKVSPKKGVLRFVKRGKLSPRYIDPFEDLKRLGEVTY